One genomic window of Paeniglutamicibacter sp. Y32M11 includes the following:
- a CDS encoding ABC transporter permease, with translation MKLSRILATAARVLNQIRHDHRTLVLLLLVPALLVGLVAWIFTDTPVFARIGPAMIALFPFIVMFLVTSIATLRERRSGTLERLLSLPMGKADFILGYALAFGLLAIVQTGIAVGFAVWVAGLEVSGNVGLLFMVAIADALLGTALGLLASAFARSEFQVVQFMPALVFPQILLGGIFLPREQLPSVLEAIGDVLPLSHAIDALTAVANGDTDTGYIWVRIGFIAAWILGAIIIGSLTLRRRTA, from the coding sequence ATGAAACTCTCGAGAATCCTTGCTACGGCAGCACGGGTACTGAACCAAATACGCCACGACCACCGCACGCTGGTCCTGTTATTGCTGGTCCCCGCACTGCTCGTGGGGCTGGTCGCCTGGATCTTTACCGATACCCCGGTCTTTGCGCGCATTGGCCCGGCGATGATTGCACTCTTCCCCTTTATCGTGATGTTCCTCGTGACGTCCATTGCGACCCTGCGCGAGCGGCGCAGCGGCACCCTAGAACGATTACTATCACTGCCCATGGGCAAGGCCGACTTCATTCTGGGTTATGCGCTGGCCTTCGGGCTGTTGGCCATTGTGCAGACGGGGATCGCGGTGGGATTCGCTGTGTGGGTTGCGGGGCTCGAGGTCAGTGGCAACGTGGGCCTACTCTTCATGGTGGCCATCGCTGACGCGTTGCTGGGCACCGCATTGGGGTTGCTGGCCAGCGCCTTTGCCCGCAGTGAATTCCAGGTAGTCCAATTTATGCCGGCCCTAGTCTTCCCGCAGATCTTGCTCGGTGGAATTTTCCTACCGCGCGAGCAACTGCCCTCGGTGCTTGAAGCCATTGGGGATGTGTTGCCACTGAGTCACGCTATTGATGCCTTGACCGCCGTGGCCAACGGAGATACCGATACCGGATACATCTGGGTGCGCATCGGGTTCATTGCTGCATGGATCCTCGGCGCCATCATTATCGGTTCACTGACGCTGCGTCGCCGAACAGCCTGA
- a CDS encoding ABC transporter ATP-binding protein: MDDSSAAVAITGLQVKRGKTLVLPHLDLQVPRGEVVGLLGPSGCGKSTLMRSIVGTQIISSGEITVLGEPAGSVGLRHRVGYMTQEASIYDDITVKANLSYFAKIVGAAAPQVPDIIERTDLGSVADSMARDLSGGQRSRLSLGIALLGNPELLVLDEPTVGLDPVLRVSLWELFADLASNGVTLLVSSHVMDEATRCGRLILMREGRIIASDTPAGLLERTGTSTAEDAFLALIQGTDEAKLPPAGKHRATGATS; this comes from the coding sequence ATGGATGACTCGAGCGCAGCGGTCGCAATCACCGGACTTCAGGTGAAACGCGGAAAGACACTAGTGTTGCCCCACCTTGATTTACAGGTACCCCGCGGGGAAGTGGTGGGATTATTGGGTCCCAGCGGTTGTGGCAAATCAACGTTGATGCGTTCGATCGTGGGCACACAAATCATTTCCTCCGGTGAAATCACGGTGCTGGGGGAGCCCGCCGGATCCGTGGGGCTCCGTCACCGCGTGGGCTATATGACCCAAGAAGCAAGCATTTACGACGACATTACGGTCAAGGCCAACCTTTCCTACTTCGCCAAGATCGTTGGTGCCGCAGCACCTCAAGTCCCCGACATCATCGAACGCACCGATCTGGGGTCGGTGGCAGATTCAATGGCGCGAGATCTCTCCGGAGGTCAACGCAGCAGACTCTCGCTCGGCATCGCGCTGCTGGGCAACCCTGAACTCTTGGTCTTGGATGAACCAACGGTTGGATTGGATCCGGTGCTGCGGGTTTCCTTGTGGGAACTTTTTGCCGACTTGGCATCCAATGGGGTGACCTTGTTGGTATCCAGCCATGTGATGGATGAGGCTACTCGTTGTGGTCGACTGATCTTGATGCGTGAGGGTCGCATTATTGCCAGTGATACCCCGGCTGGCCTTTTGGAGCGCACCGGAACTTCCACGGCCGAGGACGCGTTTCTGGCCTTGATACAAGGAACAGATGAGGCAAAGCTGCCTCCGGCAGGGAAGCACCGGGCAACAGGGGCGACATCATGA
- a CDS encoding O-antigen ligase → MPALIQVMQVERRANTLLDTVGSTRQSAMASMILVGILLAMCAFYATSLMSRIAPRPGVLLVALLPWVISCINSYATHASFSYQTLVYPTVVIFLGAIKPTIWPLRTLAHATVAIAGGSILMALLVPGRAFLHGYSGNISLAEKAIIGDNLLAGPFNHSNILGVMLGLGVPTIFLMRRKGARLLGFAVVFWALLWSASRTGLVAGGVGMATYWIISMLRKGRVRSGLSCAILLAASALAILIPVSTDDPTAFSLRGQIWLGSAEYLTGNYLTGNGYSWYSAISAEENSLIDIAFNGHNLYVHMMSTGGLVLTASVAMLLILASVRATQYARLGINFPAAYMATFFVTACLEVAGRFRDFDSMFPIAIIPILVICVSRPREAVRPQTRGRTAIARLDDSSHRVPPA, encoded by the coding sequence GTGCCAGCCCTGATCCAAGTGATGCAGGTCGAGCGAAGAGCTAACACTCTCCTCGATACGGTTGGATCGACGCGACAGTCCGCGATGGCTTCCATGATTCTGGTTGGCATCTTACTGGCGATGTGCGCTTTTTATGCGACATCGCTGATGAGTCGCATTGCCCCCCGGCCGGGCGTCCTACTCGTTGCACTACTTCCATGGGTTATCAGCTGCATCAACTCATACGCGACTCACGCTTCCTTTAGCTACCAAACGTTGGTCTACCCGACAGTGGTCATTTTCCTTGGTGCCATCAAACCAACAATCTGGCCCCTTCGAACACTGGCGCATGCAACTGTTGCTATTGCTGGGGGTTCTATCTTGATGGCACTGCTTGTGCCTGGACGTGCATTCCTGCATGGATACAGCGGCAATATTTCCTTAGCGGAGAAAGCCATCATTGGTGACAATCTACTTGCGGGCCCGTTTAACCACTCCAATATCTTGGGAGTAATGCTTGGGCTGGGGGTGCCGACCATCTTTCTCATGCGGCGGAAAGGGGCACGACTGCTGGGTTTCGCAGTCGTGTTCTGGGCGCTCCTCTGGTCAGCGTCGCGGACCGGGCTGGTAGCTGGCGGAGTTGGCATGGCAACCTACTGGATCATATCCATGCTCAGGAAAGGCAGGGTGAGGAGTGGTCTTTCCTGCGCAATTCTGCTCGCCGCATCGGCTTTGGCCATTCTTATCCCGGTCAGTACAGACGACCCGACAGCCTTTTCACTGCGCGGACAAATTTGGTTAGGAAGCGCTGAATACCTGACCGGGAACTACCTAACCGGCAACGGTTACTCGTGGTACAGCGCCATCAGTGCCGAGGAAAATTCCCTGATCGACATTGCGTTCAATGGTCATAACCTTTATGTCCACATGATGAGTACAGGCGGGCTCGTCCTGACGGCAAGCGTGGCGATGCTGCTAATACTCGCCTCCGTTAGAGCGACCCAATACGCACGCCTTGGAATCAATTTCCCGGCTGCCTATATGGCAACATTCTTCGTGACAGCCTGTCTTGAAGTAGCCGGGCGGTTCCGTGACTTCGATTCAATGTTCCCGATTGCGATCATACCGATTCTGGTTATCTGCGTTTCCAGACCGAGGGAAGCTGTGCGTCCGCAGACTCGCGGACGCACAGCTATAGCCAGACTAGACGACAGTTCCCATCGCGTCCCGCCAGCCTGA
- a CDS encoding alpha/beta fold hydrolase: protein MPSAVNPVDAQTIYFDASSNGSPPVLLLHGSALSRSIWRGLGYVKALEPEFDTIRMDLRGHGRSSKPHDPASYAMDLVVADVLAVLEATGHESVHVVGYSFGSRVGLSLAINYPTKVRSLTMLGGTHAIEAQHISTLFFDGYLEALKTGTMDAFVAGMESDGGKLDPATRLAFASNDALALAAYFESTEAGNAVSEMLLAQLATPTLLMTGTRDVPRIDHSRTMASVMPNARMVELVGRTHGGTLFPPEPILEQLLPFLRVNP, encoded by the coding sequence ATGCCCTCTGCAGTGAACCCGGTTGATGCCCAGACTATCTACTTCGACGCCAGTAGCAACGGTTCCCCACCGGTTTTGTTACTGCACGGTTCTGCACTGTCCCGGTCTATCTGGCGCGGGCTGGGATATGTGAAGGCCTTGGAACCGGAATTCGACACCATCCGGATGGACCTGCGCGGTCACGGACGTTCGAGTAAACCGCACGATCCGGCTTCCTACGCCATGGATTTGGTCGTCGCCGATGTGCTCGCCGTGCTTGAAGCTACCGGCCATGAATCCGTGCACGTCGTAGGTTATTCATTTGGCTCCCGAGTCGGCTTGTCCCTTGCGATTAACTACCCAACGAAGGTGCGCTCCCTGACGATGCTCGGTGGTACACACGCCATCGAGGCTCAACACATCAGTACCCTCTTCTTTGACGGCTATCTTGAAGCCTTAAAAACCGGAACCATGGATGCCTTCGTTGCCGGCATGGAATCAGATGGTGGCAAGCTTGACCCGGCCACTCGACTGGCCTTTGCCTCCAATGATGCTTTGGCCTTGGCCGCATATTTTGAATCCACCGAGGCGGGAAATGCGGTCAGTGAGATGTTGCTGGCGCAGTTGGCTACTCCGACACTGCTGATGACCGGGACCCGGGATGTGCCACGCATTGACCACTCTCGCACCATGGCCTCGGTCATGCCCAACGCCCGGATGGTGGAACTGGTAGGGCGCACTCACGGCGGCACGCTGTTTCCTCCCGAACCCATTCTGGAGCAACTCTTGCCGTTTCTACGGGTAAACCCGTAG
- a CDS encoding acetyl-CoA C-acetyltransferase, giving the protein MNDDLTPVVVGGARTPFGKFRGSLSSLSAVDLGAHAITAALERSGVSATDINHVIMGQVILAGSGQGPARQAALKAGIGWEVPTVTINKLCLSGLTAVIDAARMIRAGEADFIVAAGQESMTNAPHLVRGMRSGMMMGDKMMEDSLNHDGLADPFTGELMGSATETGNTKLGIKRSDQDALAARSHQRAEAARSIFESQIAPITITQRRGADVVVSVDEGVRPETTEEQLSSLRPAFSKDPGATITAGSSSQLSDGAAAVIIASKGAARRAGLSWLCEIGAHGQTAGPDGQLHSQPSTSILAALAKDGLAIEDVDLIEINEAFASVVLQSAKDLGVDPERINLQGGAIALGHPVGASGARLVLHQAMELAKRGSGTGVVSLCGGGGQGDALIMRA; this is encoded by the coding sequence TTGAATGATGATCTAACTCCCGTGGTTGTTGGCGGGGCACGCACTCCCTTTGGAAAATTCCGAGGATCACTTTCTTCACTTTCAGCCGTCGATTTGGGAGCCCATGCCATTACGGCAGCCCTGGAGCGTAGCGGGGTTTCGGCCACGGATATTAACCACGTCATCATGGGCCAGGTCATCCTGGCCGGATCCGGCCAGGGTCCGGCGCGCCAGGCTGCATTAAAGGCCGGCATCGGCTGGGAAGTCCCCACGGTGACAATCAACAAGCTTTGCCTTTCCGGTTTGACGGCGGTGATTGATGCCGCCAGGATGATCCGCGCGGGGGAAGCCGACTTCATCGTTGCCGCGGGCCAGGAGTCGATGACAAACGCTCCACACCTGGTGCGTGGAATGCGGTCCGGGATGATGATGGGTGACAAGATGATGGAGGATTCGCTCAACCATGACGGCCTGGCCGACCCATTCACCGGTGAGTTGATGGGTTCGGCTACCGAGACGGGCAACACCAAGCTCGGGATCAAGCGCTCGGATCAAGATGCTTTAGCGGCTAGATCGCACCAACGTGCAGAGGCTGCCCGGTCAATCTTCGAGTCCCAAATCGCGCCCATCACGATTACCCAGCGCCGAGGCGCGGACGTGGTGGTGTCGGTTGATGAAGGCGTGCGCCCCGAAACCACCGAAGAGCAGCTTTCGTCCCTGCGTCCAGCGTTTTCCAAGGATCCGGGTGCCACGATCACCGCTGGTTCTTCCTCGCAACTTTCGGACGGCGCGGCAGCCGTGATTATCGCTTCTAAGGGCGCTGCCCGCCGAGCCGGGCTGAGTTGGTTATGTGAAATTGGGGCGCACGGGCAGACCGCTGGACCTGACGGACAACTCCATTCCCAGCCGAGCACCTCGATCCTCGCCGCGCTGGCTAAGGACGGCCTGGCCATCGAAGATGTGGATCTCATAGAAATCAATGAAGCCTTCGCCTCGGTGGTACTTCAGTCGGCTAAGGACTTGGGTGTGGATCCGGAGCGCATTAATCTCCAGGGCGGCGCCATTGCGTTAGGTCATCCGGTGGGTGCTTCGGGTGCGCGCCTGGTTCTTCACCAAGCAATGGAGTTGGCCAAGCGAGGTTCGGGCACCGGCGTGGTTTCACTTTGCGGTGGCGGCGGCCAAGGTGACGCACTCATCATGCGCGCTTGA
- a CDS encoding acyltransferase: protein MGFLRVFLALAVISAHTSEVLGFPLVSGRTAVECFFVISGFYMAMVLETKYLRVASKPWITFMKSRLVRLFPVYLLTIAASILLILLGGNIFLGHSVFPIRDMFEYPLTTWLPIVISNITIVTQDWSLFAAINPEGSLHFTSDFRSAEAPAYQYFLVPQAWTVGLEITFYLLAPLLARRSTRTLIGLLFGSIALRVICGMFFGLRADPWSYRFFPFELSIFIAGMLAYRFRSYIPAGTPRFLPLGTVLLAFLAMPFLKAVPPVYLLATLAFPLVFALFVPAIFESTKKSAVDRWIGELSYPVYLVHILVISAFASVGLHLDGATAIVASLAAGIIVVLAFDRPLEARRQRGLERTFRQAGIVGQESGVRPTSPIR, encoded by the coding sequence TTGGGTTTTTTGCGTGTCTTCTTGGCGTTGGCCGTGATTTCTGCCCACACGAGTGAGGTGCTGGGATTCCCTCTGGTTTCTGGGCGTACTGCCGTGGAATGCTTTTTCGTGATTAGTGGCTTCTATATGGCCATGGTGCTTGAAACCAAGTACCTGAGGGTTGCATCCAAGCCATGGATTACATTTATGAAATCTCGGCTGGTCAGGCTTTTTCCAGTTTACCTGCTAACGATTGCTGCAAGCATTTTGCTCATACTCCTGGGTGGGAATATTTTTCTAGGCCATTCGGTGTTCCCCATCCGGGATATGTTCGAGTACCCTCTGACTACTTGGCTGCCAATAGTTATCTCGAATATAACCATCGTTACTCAGGACTGGTCGCTCTTCGCAGCCATAAACCCAGAAGGATCACTACACTTTACCTCCGATTTTCGCTCAGCTGAGGCCCCCGCCTACCAGTACTTTTTGGTGCCACAAGCATGGACCGTTGGACTTGAGATCACGTTCTACCTTCTGGCACCCTTACTTGCGCGCCGGAGCACTCGGACACTGATCGGCCTACTCTTCGGGTCGATTGCCTTGCGGGTCATATGCGGCATGTTTTTCGGCCTCCGCGCCGACCCATGGTCATATCGTTTCTTCCCGTTTGAACTGTCCATCTTCATTGCCGGGATGCTCGCCTACCGCTTCCGCTCCTACATTCCCGCTGGGACACCACGGTTTCTTCCCCTCGGGACGGTTCTTCTTGCGTTTTTGGCGATGCCCTTCCTCAAAGCCGTCCCACCCGTGTACCTGCTGGCAACCCTGGCTTTCCCATTGGTCTTCGCCCTGTTTGTCCCCGCCATCTTCGAGAGCACCAAGAAGTCAGCCGTCGACCGATGGATAGGCGAGCTCTCTTATCCTGTCTATCTCGTACACATCTTGGTCATTAGCGCTTTCGCCTCGGTAGGGCTGCACCTTGATGGCGCGACTGCCATCGTTGCGTCGTTGGCGGCGGGAATAATCGTGGTCTTGGCGTTCGATAGGCCTTTGGAAGCAAGACGGCAGCGGGGACTCGAGCGCACGTTTCGACAGGCCGGCATCGTGGGACAGGAATCTGGAGTTCGTCCGACTTCCCCCATCCGCTAA